One Bacillota bacterium DNA segment encodes these proteins:
- a CDS encoding TRAP transporter large permease subunit: MALGMSPGALLLIIFFVLIFLRVPIAVSLGVAAMSVISLTGLGTQMFAPVFFANISKFSLLAIPFFILAGVIMGKAKISDKIVHLVALLVGPVPGGLAVVTVITA; the protein is encoded by the coding sequence GTGGCCTTAGGTATGAGTCCCGGGGCATTACTGCTAATAATCTTTTTTGTTCTCATCTTTCTTCGCGTGCCTATTGCCGTCTCTTTGGGTGTAGCAGCCATGAGCGTAATCTCCCTTACCGGATTAGGTACGCAGATGTTCGCCCCTGTATTTTTTGCCAATATATCTAAGTTCTCACTTTTGGCTATCCCGTTCTTTATTTTGGCAGGCGTAATCATGGGTAAAGCCAAAATCTCTGACAAGATTGTCCACTTGGTTGCCTTGTTGGTGGGTCCCGTTCCAGGCGGCTTAGCCGTAGTTACCGTAATTACGGCCAT